From one Rosa rugosa chromosome 4, drRosRugo1.1, whole genome shotgun sequence genomic stretch:
- the LOC133742997 gene encoding SNF2 domain-containing protein CLASSY 4-like, giving the protein MRRYNQASVPQDETPRDKPLPMFFRLGHPSSPAPEKSASEIELEELYEEFDSVLMSEGIGSTDSIVVETNDSIPPGKEVTQHMLCSQGKHQLILDIEIGRYFKFCPYVHQEIKYILPDFAPNPYGKAGKSFYEEDNRVDDYQDEDSEAESS; this is encoded by the exons ATGAGGAGGTACAACCAGGCTTCTGTTCCCCAAGATGAAACTCCAAGAGATAAGCCTCTTCCAATGTTTTTCAGGCTTGGTCATCCTTCAAGTCCTGCACCAGAGAAGTCAGCTTCTGAGATAGAACTAGAAGAACTTTATGAAGAATTTGACTCTGTCCTCATGTCTGAAGGGATTGGTTCCACTGATTCTATTGTG GTTGAAACTAATGACTCAATCCCTCCCGGTAAGGAAGTTACTCAGCATATGCTTTGTAGTCAAGGGAAACATCAACTTATACTTGATATTGAAATTGGACGGTATTTCAAATTCTGCCCTTATGTGCATCAGGAGATCAAGTATATTTTACCAGACTTT GCTCCAAACCCCTATGGAAAAGCTGGGAAGAGCTTTTATGAAGAAGACAACCGGGTTGATGATTATCAGG ATGAAGATTCTGAAGCTGAATCTTCTTAA
- the LOC133742046 gene encoding SNF2 domain-containing protein CLASSY 4-like isoform X2: protein MDYRPISSRTRSKREMALIERYWEMKINSGVSPARSKKMRRSNQASVSHMSESSSRKQSFEWVADHVEQTDDDSEGFYSQESSGKQGKGKGVAAGVKRKRSLGLDDSNKDGCNWRAVSDNGVEVVDLVDSDDDEEVVVSKGKEGGGGGGGGGGGGVDVDDVSDGGSNEDVDDVSGNESDEAVSSADEEDSSDESEFLPGKESTVEENDEECVSSSDEDSCEEGNEEEGELTEKNEKESKKESVEVGLERNRNADGDDLHSSYGHDFDDSSKKVSKGETVEVGLEGKISDDGDDLHSCSAHDTDVRSEQVWKEESLGILPNGKINADGDDLHSSFRHDIDDRSAKLGEAESVLAEERSGCDRSDDNNDGKVWQEEIVGVGSKENRSGEGCNLHSSSVHDINDRIEKLGEAESVLAEERIGCDRSDDNNDGKVWKEESVGVGSKENRSGDECNLHSSSVHDINDISEKLGKAGGVSAERKDGWDKRREYGSEGKTGFGYSRNENNGKLKAESETGSASRLKDDTKYKGKTGTVGRKTWSGKWNEVHNECKKSKGDSFLSKQKSTRAPKRKRLPTVAFEAPKVESLPLRFSFSKQPTIPEKPDYEREVDELFDEYKFAMAYDENASTESKAKGNDDARSKNTIHDFDDETHGGTSESGFDKGSKLDVQRACKTDVEAEGNNFSESINSRKEDNDETYAGSRPEPYKKEERVRELTNEKGITAPKDCNAFMILVDSIYDKGEVSGEQLPPSNDESPQDEAPRDEPLPKFFRLGHPPSPAPEKSASEIELEELFEQYNFVLMSEGIGSTNSIVVETNDSIPPGKEVTQHMLCSQGKHDLTLDEEIGYICRFCPHVHQEIKYIVPDFAPNPYGKAGKRFYEEDNRSILDDLQCNDPDDSGFSSHAHTEGTVWDLIPGVESDMYPHQREGFEFIWRHLAGGIQLGKLEKPTAYGGDGCIISHAPGTGKTRLTIIFIQSYMNFNPSSRPLIVAPRTMLLTWEEEFKKWGFDIPFHNLNNPDFTGKEDEAARNLVKDGKSSEMINLTRIVKLKSWAKKRSILGISYSLFEQVCGAPTKKGKHPLSSRRKLEVEQMSEILLKFPGLVVFDEGHNPRNDQSHSWNALLKLKTRRRIILSGTPFQNNFEELYNTVRLVRPEWTTNLTCLGAFDKKQWTSGQIRGREGRKSNAGRGQFADDNTKRAKEVRAMISPFVHVYKGTILQDKLPGLRNSVVVLQPTALQQRYSDRTRLIKNPFKYERIEAKVTIHPSLLLTEERSMFHDEGDEYPGDWERLAEIKLNPECGVKARFAVDLIRLCQAMKERVLVFSQWVDPLFLIRDLLKSQFQWVEGEEVVYMDGKCDAKQRQSSMSYFNDPTSKAKAMLATTKGCNEGISLVGASRVVLLDVAWNPSVERQAISRAYRLGQKKIVCIYHLLMAGAREEDKYSRQVEKHRLSELVFSCSNTEADAKKLPSAVAEDKVLEEMVQHEKLKHIFHKITLLDEASYLDEDFM from the exons ATGGATTATAGGCCTATATCAAGCAGAACAAGGTCGAAGAGAGAAATGGCTCTCATCGAACGTTATTGGGAAATGAAGATCAACAGTGGGGTGAGTCCAGCAAGGAGTAAGAAAATGAGGAGGTCCAACCAGGCTTCTGTTTCTCATATGAGTGAGTCCAGTTCTAGGAAACAGAGTTTTGAGTGGGTTGCTGATCATGTGGAACAGACTGATGACGATTCGGAGGGTTTTTATTCTCAAGAGAGTAGTGGGAAACAGGGAAAGGGGAAAGGAGTTGCGGCTGGTGTGAAGAGAAAGAGGAGTTTAGGATTAGATGATAGCAACAAAGATGGTTGCAACTGGAGAGCTGTTTCAGATAATGGTGTGGAAGTTGTCGATTTGGTGgatagtgatgatgatgaggaggtAGTAGTTTCTAAAGGTAaagagggaggaggaggaggaggaggaggaggagggggaggAGTTGATGTTGATGATGTGAGTGATGGTGGAAGTAATGAGGATGTTGATGATGTCAGTGGTAACGAGAGTGATGAGGCCGTTTCATCAGCAGATGAAGAGGACAGTAGTGACGAAAGTGAGTTCTTGCCAGGGAAAGAGTCCACAGTGGAGGAAAATGATGAGGAATGTGTTTCTTCATCTGATGAAGATAGCTGTGAGGAGGGAAATGAAGAGGAGGGTGAATTGACAGAgaagaatgagaaagagagCAAGAAGGAAAGTGTTGAGGTTGGTTtggagagaaatagaaatgctGATGGGGATGATCTGCATTCTTCTTATGGTCATGATTTTGATGACAGCAGCAAGAAAGTAAGCAAAGGAGAAACTGTTGAGGTTGGTCTGGAAGGAAAGATaagtgatgatggtgatgatctGCATTCTTGTTCTGCTCATGATACTGATGTCAGAAGTGAGCAAGTCTGGAAGGAAGAAAGTCTCGGGATTCTTCCGAACGGAAAGATTAATGCTGATGGGGATGATCTACATTCTTCTTTTCGTCATGATATCGATGACAGAAGTGCAAAATTGGGGGAGGCAGAGAGTGTGTTGGCCGAAGAGAGAAGTGGGTGTGATAGAAGTGATGATAACAATGATGGGAAAGTGTGGCAGGAAGAAATTGTTGGGGTTGGTTCAAAGGAAAACAGAAGTGGTGAGGGGTGTAATCTACATTCTTCTTCTGTTCATGATATTAATGACAGAATTGAGAAATTGGGCGAGGCAGAGAGTGTGTTGGCCGAAGAGAGAATTGGGTGTGATAGAAGTGATGATAACAATGATGGGAAAGTATGGAAGGAAGAAAGTGTTGGGGTTGGTTCGAAGGAAAACAGAAGTGGTGATGAGTGTAATCTACATTCTTCTTCTGTTCATGATATTAATGACATAAGTGAGAAACTGGGAAAGGCGGGAGGTGTATCTGCTGAAAGGAAAGATGGGTGGGATAAAAGAAGAGAATATGGAAGTGAGGGAAAAACTGGTTTTGGTTATAGCAGAAATGAAAACAATGGTAAGTTGAAAGCAGAGTCCGAAACTGGTTCTGCTAGTAGATTAAAGGATGACACCAAATATAAAGGAAAAACTGGGACTGTTGGACGTAAAACTTGGTCCGGTAAATGGAATGAGGTGCATAATGAATGCAAAAAGTCCAAAGGGGATAGCTTCCTTTCTAAACAAAAGAGCACGAGGGCACCAAAACGGAAAAGGTTACCTACAGTTGCATTTGAAGCCCCAAAAGTTGAATCTCTTCCTTTGAGATTCAGTTTTTCTAAGCAGCCAACTATTCCTGAGAAACCAGATTATGAGAGAGAAGTAGATGAACTTTTTGATGAATATAAATTTGCTATGGCATATGATGAGAATGCTTCGACTGAATCTAAG GCCAAAGGAAATGATGATGCAAGGTCAAAGAATACGATACATGATTTCGATGATGAGACGCATGGTGGTACTTCAGAATCTGGTTTTGATAAAGGCAGTAAACTTGATGTGCAGAGGGCTTGCAAGACGGATGTAGAG GCTGAAGGAAACAACTTTTCAGAATCCATTAATTCACGAAAGGAAGACAATGATGAGACATATGCTGGTAGTCGTCCGGAACCGTATAAGAAGGAAGAAAGGGTGAGGGAGCTTACCAACGAAAAGGGCATTACAGCACCAAAAGATTGCAATGCCTTTATGATTCTTGTAGATTCGATttatgacaagggagaagtgtcaggggaacagttacctccttcTAACGATGAATCCCCCCAGGATGAAGCTCCAAGAGATGAGCCTCTTCCAAAGTTTTTCAGGCTTGGTCATCCTCCAAGTCCTGCGCCAGAGAAGTCAGCTTCTGAGATAGAACTAGAAGAACTTTTTGAACAATATAACTTTGTCCTCATGTCTGAAGGGATTGGTTCCACTAATTCTATTGTG GTTGAAACTAATGACTCAATCCCTCCCGGTAAGGAAGTTACTCAGCATATGCTTTGTAGTCAAGGGAAACATGATCTTACACTTGATGAAGAAATTGGATACATATGTCGATTCTGCCCTCATGTGCATCAGGAGATCAAGTATATTGTACCAGACTTT GCTCCAAACCCCTATGGAAAAGCTGGGAAGAGATTTTATGAAGAAGACAACCGGTCTATCCTTGATGATCTTCAGTGTAATGACCCTGACGATTCTGGCTTTAGTTCCCATGCTCATACTGAAGGCACAGTGTGGGACTTGATCCCTGGTGTGGAAAGTGATATGTACCCTCATCAGCGTGAAGGTTTTGAATTTATTTGGAGGCACTTAGCTGGTGGAATCCAGCTTGGAAAGTTGGAAAAACCTACTGCTTATGGTGGTGATGGATGCATTATATCGCATGCACCTGGAACTGGAAAGACTCGTTTGACTATAATCTTTATCCAGTCGTACATGAATTTTAACCCATCAAGCAGGCCCCTCATCGTTGCTCCACGTACCATGCTCCTTACTTGGGAAGAGGAGTTTAAGAAATGGGGTTTTGACATTCCCTTTCACAATCTTAACAATCCTGATTTCACTGGGAAAGAGGATGAAGCAGCTCGCAATCTTGTGAAGGATGGTAAAAGTTCAGAAATGATCAACTTGACCCGTATTGTTAAGCTGAAGTCCTGGGCAAAGAAAAGAAGCATCTTGGGGATTAGTTATTCATTGTTTGAGCAGGTATGTGGAGCCCCTACCAAGAAAGGAAAACATCCACTTTCTTCAAGACGAAAGTTAGAAGTTGAGCAGATGAGTGAAATCCTTCTTAAATTTCCTGGTCTTGTAGTATTTGACGAAGGGCACAATCCTCGCAATGACCAGAGTCACTCATGGAATGCTCTTTTaaaactgaaaacaagaaggcGCATTATCCTGTCTGGTACTCCTTTTCAGAATAATTTTGAGGAGCTCTACAATACAGTCCGCTTGGTGAGGCCAGAATGGACCACCAATCTTACCTGCCTTGGAGCTTTTGACAAAAAGCAATGGACTTCGGGCCAAATTCGAGGCAGAGAAGGCAGAAAAAGCAATGCTGGGAGAGGCCAATTTGCGGATGATAATACAAAGCGAGCCAAGGAGGTCAGAGCTATGATTTCCCCATTTGTGCATGTTTACAAAGGCACCATACTGCAAGATAAGCTTCCCGGGTTAAGGAACTCAGTCGTTGTTCTACAGCCAACAGCTTTACAGCAGAGATATTCTGACAGGACTCGGCTGATAAAGAATCCATTCAAATATGAAAGAATAGAGGCTAAAGTAACTATCCATCCTTCTCTCTTGCTTACTGAAGAGCGCTCTATGTTTCATGATGAGGGTGACGAGTATCCAGGTGACTGGGAAAGGCTAGCTGAAATTAAGTTAAATCCTGAATGTGGAGTCAAGGCAAGATTTGCAGTTGATCTTATTCGGCTCTGTCAAGCTATGAAGGAAAGAGTTTTGGTATTCAGTCAGTGGGTTGATCCATTGTTCTTGATAAGGGACCTGCTCAAATCTCAGTTTCAGTGGGTGGAAGGAGAGGAGGTTGTGTATATGGATGGAAAATGTGATGCAAAGCAACGCCAATCCTCAATGAGTTATTTCAATGATCCAACCTCCAAAGCAAAGGCAATGTTAGCTACAACAAAAGGTTGTAATGAAGGAATAAGTTTAGTTGGAGCTTCAAGGGTTGTACTGCTTGATGTTGCATGGAACCCATCTGTGGAGAGGCAAGCTATATCCCGAGCATACCGATTGGGACAGAAAAAGATTGTCTGCATATACCATCTCCTCATGGCTGGGGCAAGAGAAGAGGACAAATACAGCCGGCAAGTTGAGAAGCATCGGTTGTCTGAGTTGGTATTTTCTTGttcgaatacagaagcagatgCCAAGAAACTCCCATCTGCGGTAGCAGAGGACAAGGTTTTGGAAGAGATGGTGCAGCATGAGAAACTCAAGCATATATTCCACAAGATAACATTACTGGATGAAGCCTCATATTTGGATGAAGATTTTATGTAA
- the LOC133742046 gene encoding SNF2 domain-containing protein CLASSY 4-like isoform X1 yields MFLAGHCGVLVEKSMDYRPISSRTRSKREMALIERYWEMKINSGVSPARSKKMRRSNQASVSHMSESSSRKQSFEWVADHVEQTDDDSEGFYSQESSGKQGKGKGVAAGVKRKRSLGLDDSNKDGCNWRAVSDNGVEVVDLVDSDDDEEVVVSKGKEGGGGGGGGGGGGVDVDDVSDGGSNEDVDDVSGNESDEAVSSADEEDSSDESEFLPGKESTVEENDEECVSSSDEDSCEEGNEEEGELTEKNEKESKKESVEVGLERNRNADGDDLHSSYGHDFDDSSKKVSKGETVEVGLEGKISDDGDDLHSCSAHDTDVRSEQVWKEESLGILPNGKINADGDDLHSSFRHDIDDRSAKLGEAESVLAEERSGCDRSDDNNDGKVWQEEIVGVGSKENRSGEGCNLHSSSVHDINDRIEKLGEAESVLAEERIGCDRSDDNNDGKVWKEESVGVGSKENRSGDECNLHSSSVHDINDISEKLGKAGGVSAERKDGWDKRREYGSEGKTGFGYSRNENNGKLKAESETGSASRLKDDTKYKGKTGTVGRKTWSGKWNEVHNECKKSKGDSFLSKQKSTRAPKRKRLPTVAFEAPKVESLPLRFSFSKQPTIPEKPDYEREVDELFDEYKFAMAYDENASTESKAKGNDDARSKNTIHDFDDETHGGTSESGFDKGSKLDVQRACKTDVEAEGNNFSESINSRKEDNDETYAGSRPEPYKKEERVRELTNEKGITAPKDCNAFMILVDSIYDKGEVSGEQLPPSNDESPQDEAPRDEPLPKFFRLGHPPSPAPEKSASEIELEELFEQYNFVLMSEGIGSTNSIVVETNDSIPPGKEVTQHMLCSQGKHDLTLDEEIGYICRFCPHVHQEIKYIVPDFAPNPYGKAGKRFYEEDNRSILDDLQCNDPDDSGFSSHAHTEGTVWDLIPGVESDMYPHQREGFEFIWRHLAGGIQLGKLEKPTAYGGDGCIISHAPGTGKTRLTIIFIQSYMNFNPSSRPLIVAPRTMLLTWEEEFKKWGFDIPFHNLNNPDFTGKEDEAARNLVKDGKSSEMINLTRIVKLKSWAKKRSILGISYSLFEQVCGAPTKKGKHPLSSRRKLEVEQMSEILLKFPGLVVFDEGHNPRNDQSHSWNALLKLKTRRRIILSGTPFQNNFEELYNTVRLVRPEWTTNLTCLGAFDKKQWTSGQIRGREGRKSNAGRGQFADDNTKRAKEVRAMISPFVHVYKGTILQDKLPGLRNSVVVLQPTALQQRYSDRTRLIKNPFKYERIEAKVTIHPSLLLTEERSMFHDEGDEYPGDWERLAEIKLNPECGVKARFAVDLIRLCQAMKERVLVFSQWVDPLFLIRDLLKSQFQWVEGEEVVYMDGKCDAKQRQSSMSYFNDPTSKAKAMLATTKGCNEGISLVGASRVVLLDVAWNPSVERQAISRAYRLGQKKIVCIYHLLMAGAREEDKYSRQVEKHRLSELVFSCSNTEADAKKLPSAVAEDKVLEEMVQHEKLKHIFHKITLLDEASYLDEDFM; encoded by the exons atgtttttggCAGGACATTGTGGAGTCCTTGTAGAGAAGTCTATGGATTATAGGCCTATATCAAGCAGAACAAGGTCGAAGAGAGAAATGGCTCTCATCGAACGTTATTGGGAAATGAAGATCAACAGTGGGGTGAGTCCAGCAAGGAGTAAGAAAATGAGGAGGTCCAACCAGGCTTCTGTTTCTCATATGAGTGAGTCCAGTTCTAGGAAACAGAGTTTTGAGTGGGTTGCTGATCATGTGGAACAGACTGATGACGATTCGGAGGGTTTTTATTCTCAAGAGAGTAGTGGGAAACAGGGAAAGGGGAAAGGAGTTGCGGCTGGTGTGAAGAGAAAGAGGAGTTTAGGATTAGATGATAGCAACAAAGATGGTTGCAACTGGAGAGCTGTTTCAGATAATGGTGTGGAAGTTGTCGATTTGGTGgatagtgatgatgatgaggaggtAGTAGTTTCTAAAGGTAaagagggaggaggaggaggaggaggaggaggagggggaggAGTTGATGTTGATGATGTGAGTGATGGTGGAAGTAATGAGGATGTTGATGATGTCAGTGGTAACGAGAGTGATGAGGCCGTTTCATCAGCAGATGAAGAGGACAGTAGTGACGAAAGTGAGTTCTTGCCAGGGAAAGAGTCCACAGTGGAGGAAAATGATGAGGAATGTGTTTCTTCATCTGATGAAGATAGCTGTGAGGAGGGAAATGAAGAGGAGGGTGAATTGACAGAgaagaatgagaaagagagCAAGAAGGAAAGTGTTGAGGTTGGTTtggagagaaatagaaatgctGATGGGGATGATCTGCATTCTTCTTATGGTCATGATTTTGATGACAGCAGCAAGAAAGTAAGCAAAGGAGAAACTGTTGAGGTTGGTCTGGAAGGAAAGATaagtgatgatggtgatgatctGCATTCTTGTTCTGCTCATGATACTGATGTCAGAAGTGAGCAAGTCTGGAAGGAAGAAAGTCTCGGGATTCTTCCGAACGGAAAGATTAATGCTGATGGGGATGATCTACATTCTTCTTTTCGTCATGATATCGATGACAGAAGTGCAAAATTGGGGGAGGCAGAGAGTGTGTTGGCCGAAGAGAGAAGTGGGTGTGATAGAAGTGATGATAACAATGATGGGAAAGTGTGGCAGGAAGAAATTGTTGGGGTTGGTTCAAAGGAAAACAGAAGTGGTGAGGGGTGTAATCTACATTCTTCTTCTGTTCATGATATTAATGACAGAATTGAGAAATTGGGCGAGGCAGAGAGTGTGTTGGCCGAAGAGAGAATTGGGTGTGATAGAAGTGATGATAACAATGATGGGAAAGTATGGAAGGAAGAAAGTGTTGGGGTTGGTTCGAAGGAAAACAGAAGTGGTGATGAGTGTAATCTACATTCTTCTTCTGTTCATGATATTAATGACATAAGTGAGAAACTGGGAAAGGCGGGAGGTGTATCTGCTGAAAGGAAAGATGGGTGGGATAAAAGAAGAGAATATGGAAGTGAGGGAAAAACTGGTTTTGGTTATAGCAGAAATGAAAACAATGGTAAGTTGAAAGCAGAGTCCGAAACTGGTTCTGCTAGTAGATTAAAGGATGACACCAAATATAAAGGAAAAACTGGGACTGTTGGACGTAAAACTTGGTCCGGTAAATGGAATGAGGTGCATAATGAATGCAAAAAGTCCAAAGGGGATAGCTTCCTTTCTAAACAAAAGAGCACGAGGGCACCAAAACGGAAAAGGTTACCTACAGTTGCATTTGAAGCCCCAAAAGTTGAATCTCTTCCTTTGAGATTCAGTTTTTCTAAGCAGCCAACTATTCCTGAGAAACCAGATTATGAGAGAGAAGTAGATGAACTTTTTGATGAATATAAATTTGCTATGGCATATGATGAGAATGCTTCGACTGAATCTAAG GCCAAAGGAAATGATGATGCAAGGTCAAAGAATACGATACATGATTTCGATGATGAGACGCATGGTGGTACTTCAGAATCTGGTTTTGATAAAGGCAGTAAACTTGATGTGCAGAGGGCTTGCAAGACGGATGTAGAG GCTGAAGGAAACAACTTTTCAGAATCCATTAATTCACGAAAGGAAGACAATGATGAGACATATGCTGGTAGTCGTCCGGAACCGTATAAGAAGGAAGAAAGGGTGAGGGAGCTTACCAACGAAAAGGGCATTACAGCACCAAAAGATTGCAATGCCTTTATGATTCTTGTAGATTCGATttatgacaagggagaagtgtcaggggaacagttacctccttcTAACGATGAATCCCCCCAGGATGAAGCTCCAAGAGATGAGCCTCTTCCAAAGTTTTTCAGGCTTGGTCATCCTCCAAGTCCTGCGCCAGAGAAGTCAGCTTCTGAGATAGAACTAGAAGAACTTTTTGAACAATATAACTTTGTCCTCATGTCTGAAGGGATTGGTTCCACTAATTCTATTGTG GTTGAAACTAATGACTCAATCCCTCCCGGTAAGGAAGTTACTCAGCATATGCTTTGTAGTCAAGGGAAACATGATCTTACACTTGATGAAGAAATTGGATACATATGTCGATTCTGCCCTCATGTGCATCAGGAGATCAAGTATATTGTACCAGACTTT GCTCCAAACCCCTATGGAAAAGCTGGGAAGAGATTTTATGAAGAAGACAACCGGTCTATCCTTGATGATCTTCAGTGTAATGACCCTGACGATTCTGGCTTTAGTTCCCATGCTCATACTGAAGGCACAGTGTGGGACTTGATCCCTGGTGTGGAAAGTGATATGTACCCTCATCAGCGTGAAGGTTTTGAATTTATTTGGAGGCACTTAGCTGGTGGAATCCAGCTTGGAAAGTTGGAAAAACCTACTGCTTATGGTGGTGATGGATGCATTATATCGCATGCACCTGGAACTGGAAAGACTCGTTTGACTATAATCTTTATCCAGTCGTACATGAATTTTAACCCATCAAGCAGGCCCCTCATCGTTGCTCCACGTACCATGCTCCTTACTTGGGAAGAGGAGTTTAAGAAATGGGGTTTTGACATTCCCTTTCACAATCTTAACAATCCTGATTTCACTGGGAAAGAGGATGAAGCAGCTCGCAATCTTGTGAAGGATGGTAAAAGTTCAGAAATGATCAACTTGACCCGTATTGTTAAGCTGAAGTCCTGGGCAAAGAAAAGAAGCATCTTGGGGATTAGTTATTCATTGTTTGAGCAGGTATGTGGAGCCCCTACCAAGAAAGGAAAACATCCACTTTCTTCAAGACGAAAGTTAGAAGTTGAGCAGATGAGTGAAATCCTTCTTAAATTTCCTGGTCTTGTAGTATTTGACGAAGGGCACAATCCTCGCAATGACCAGAGTCACTCATGGAATGCTCTTTTaaaactgaaaacaagaaggcGCATTATCCTGTCTGGTACTCCTTTTCAGAATAATTTTGAGGAGCTCTACAATACAGTCCGCTTGGTGAGGCCAGAATGGACCACCAATCTTACCTGCCTTGGAGCTTTTGACAAAAAGCAATGGACTTCGGGCCAAATTCGAGGCAGAGAAGGCAGAAAAAGCAATGCTGGGAGAGGCCAATTTGCGGATGATAATACAAAGCGAGCCAAGGAGGTCAGAGCTATGATTTCCCCATTTGTGCATGTTTACAAAGGCACCATACTGCAAGATAAGCTTCCCGGGTTAAGGAACTCAGTCGTTGTTCTACAGCCAACAGCTTTACAGCAGAGATATTCTGACAGGACTCGGCTGATAAAGAATCCATTCAAATATGAAAGAATAGAGGCTAAAGTAACTATCCATCCTTCTCTCTTGCTTACTGAAGAGCGCTCTATGTTTCATGATGAGGGTGACGAGTATCCAGGTGACTGGGAAAGGCTAGCTGAAATTAAGTTAAATCCTGAATGTGGAGTCAAGGCAAGATTTGCAGTTGATCTTATTCGGCTCTGTCAAGCTATGAAGGAAAGAGTTTTGGTATTCAGTCAGTGGGTTGATCCATTGTTCTTGATAAGGGACCTGCTCAAATCTCAGTTTCAGTGGGTGGAAGGAGAGGAGGTTGTGTATATGGATGGAAAATGTGATGCAAAGCAACGCCAATCCTCAATGAGTTATTTCAATGATCCAACCTCCAAAGCAAAGGCAATGTTAGCTACAACAAAAGGTTGTAATGAAGGAATAAGTTTAGTTGGAGCTTCAAGGGTTGTACTGCTTGATGTTGCATGGAACCCATCTGTGGAGAGGCAAGCTATATCCCGAGCATACCGATTGGGACAGAAAAAGATTGTCTGCATATACCATCTCCTCATGGCTGGGGCAAGAGAAGAGGACAAATACAGCCGGCAAGTTGAGAAGCATCGGTTGTCTGAGTTGGTATTTTCTTGttcgaatacagaagcagatgCCAAGAAACTCCCATCTGCGGTAGCAGAGGACAAGGTTTTGGAAGAGATGGTGCAGCATGAGAAACTCAAGCATATATTCCACAAGATAACATTACTGGATGAAGCCTCATATTTGGATGAAGATTTTATGTAA
- the LOC133744666 gene encoding large ribosomal subunit protein eL43-like, protein MLYKSEESKLGFLLLLREVSSSRFSTFRVSDLLLSPTMTKRTKKAGIVGKYGTRYGASLRKQIKKMEVSQHSKYFCEFCGKYAVKRKAVGIWGCKDCGKVKAGGAYTLNTAAAVTVRSTIRRLREQTES, encoded by the exons ATGCTCTATAAAAGCGAAGAAAGCAAGTTAGGGTTTCTCCTATTGCTCAGAGAAGTCAGTAGCAGCCGCTTCTCCACTTTCAGAGTCAGCGACCTTCTCCTATCCCCAACCatg ACTAAGAGAACGAAGAAGGCTGGAATCGTTGGGAAATATG GTACCCGTTATGGTGCCAGTCTGCGTAAGCAGATTAAGAAGATGGAAGTCAGTCAGCACAGCAAGTATTTCTGTGAATTCTGCGGCAAG TATGCTGTGAAGAGGAAGGCTGTTGGCATCTGGGGATGCAAGGACTGTGGCAAAGTGAAGGCTGGTGGTGCCTATACTTTGAA CACTGCTGCAGCTGTTACAGTTAGAAGCACCATCAGGAGGCTGAGGGAGCAAACTGAGAGTTAA